ATCGCCGACGCGCTCGCCCTGCAGGAGGCCGGGGCGTTCGCCGTCGTGATGGAGATGGTGCCTGCGGAGGTGGCCAAGCAGGTCACGTCCGAGCTGACGATCCCGACGATCGGTATCGGCGCCGGCCCGGACTGCGACGCCCAGGTGCTGGTGTGGCAGGACATGGCCGGCCTGCGCCGCGGCAAGGCGCCCCGCTTCGTGAAGCGGTACGCCGACCTCGCCGGTGTCCTGTCCGGCGCCGCGACCGCGTTCGCCGACGAAGTCCGCCGGGGCGAGTTCCCGGCACCGGAACACGCGTTCCACTGACAGCGCTGACAACACTGACGGCACTGACGGCGCCCGGGGCGCGGCAGCAGACGAGGCCGCGCCCCGGGCGCACGGTCACCGTTCCCGCTTGAACCGTTCGGCCAGCACCGGGTCGTTCTCCCACCAGAGGCCCTCCGGCGCCGGCTGTTCGTCGTCGATCTCCGCCTGTCGTTCGTCCGCGCGCAGCCAGCGCAGCAGCAGCGCCACGACGAACGGCAGCCCCGCCAGATCGCCGCCGATCCACAGGATCCCGGCGCCGATGATCTGGTCGGTGCGCGCGTCCGGGCCCCAGGTGCGGCCCAGCGCCTCGTAGTACCCGGCCGCCCGCAACGGGCCCAGCCACAGCACCAGCCCGAGCGCCGCGTCGACGATGACCTCGGTGAAGCTGATGGCGAACGACACCAGGTGGTGGTCCTCCCGCGGGGTCGGGTCGACCCGCAGCCGCGTCCAGAAGTAGACGAACCCGCACCCGAGCAGCACCAGCCGCACCAGCTCGTCGACCGCCGCGTGCCGCAGCGTCAGCTCGTACAGCGGCGACAGGTAGATCACCAGCGGCGGGACGATCAGCAGCACCGAGATCACCAGCGGGAAGGTCAGCGCCCGCGCCACCCGCCCGCGCCCCCACCGCCGCAGCCGGCGGCTCGGCACCACTGCGAGCAGCAGCGTGACCGGTGCTCCCAGCGCGAGCAGCAGCGGCGTGATCATCAGCAGCACCACGACCTGCACCGCGCGCGGCCAGAACAGCACGTCGTCGTAGACGCCGAGGGACGAGCACGTCACCAGCACCACGGTGGCGAGCCCGGCCAGGAACGCCACCGTCCGGGAGCGGGGCCACGGACGCGCCCGTCGCGCCGCCCACAGGTAACCGGCGGCGAGCACCACCACGAACACCAGCGCCGGGACGTCGGCCGTCCACGCGCTGATGATCCGTTCCCCGGAGAGCGGACTCATGCCGCGAAATACACCAGGCTCCCAATTCCGGCGACCACACAGTAAATCGCGAACGGGGTCAGCGTTCGGGTTTCAAAATAACGCGTCAGGAACCGCAGGGCCAGGTACGCCGCCACCCCGGCCACCAGGCTGCCGACCAGCGCCGGGCCGAGCGACGCGTGGTTCTCCGCCGTGAACAGCGACGGCATCTTCAGCACGCCCGCCGCCAGGATCACCGGCGTGGCCAGCAGGAACGCGAACCGCGCGGCGTCCTCGTGGGACAGTCCGCGCCGCAGCCCGGCGACCATCGTGATGCCGGACCGGCTGATGCCCGGGAACAGCGCGAGGATCTGCGCCGCGCCGATCAGCACCGCCTCCCCCACACCGAGCCGGGCCAGGCGCCGGTCGGCGGCCACCTCGGCCCGCACGATCCGCAGCGGCATCGTGGTCTCCGCGGAGAAGTCGCGGGTGATCTCCGACGCCTCGGGCACCGGCGCGGCCGGCACCGGCCGCCGCCCGGCGCGGGCGAACCGTTCCACCGCCAGCAGCACGACGCCGTTGAGCGCCAGGAAGATCGCAGTGGGCACCGGTTTGCCGAGGAAGTCGCGCAGCGCGCTCTCCAGCAGCAGACCGGCGATCCCGACCGGGATGGTGGCGAGCACCAGCAGCCAGGCGAGCCGCTGGTCGGCGTCGACCACCTCCCGGTCGCGCACCGAGGTCCACAAGCCACGCACGATGCGCACCCAGTCCCGCCGGTAGAACACCACGAGCGCGAGCGCGGTCGCCACGTGCATCGCGACGAGCACCGCCAGGTACGGCGAATCCTTGCCCATGCTCAGGTCACGCGCCCAGGATCCGCCCACCCAGGCCGGGATCAGGATGCTGTGTCCCAGGCTGGACACCGGAAACAATTCCGACACACCTTGCAGAGCGCCGACGACAATTGACTCGAAATACGTCACAGCGGACATCGCGGACCTCTTTTCCGACCGCCAGAAGCGTCCGCCAAAATACCTGAGGCCCTACAGCCGCCCGCCGCTGGCCGTGTCACCGGACAACCGCTGCGCGAGGTACACCGGCACCGTCGACACCACGATCAGCACCGCGGCGACCACGTTGACCACCGGCGCCTGGTTGGGCCGGAACAGGTTGTCGAGGATCCAGATCGGCAGCGTCTGCATCCCGGCGCCCAGGGTGAACGTGGTGACGATGATCTCGTCGAAGGACAGCGCGAACGCCAGCAACCCGCCGGCGAGCAGCGCCGACCGCAGCATCGGGAACGTGACGAGCCGGAACGTGGTGATGCCGTCGGCACCGAGATCCATCGACGCTTCCTCGAGGTTGCCGCCCATCCGGCGCAGCCGCGCGACGACGTTGTTGAACACCACCACGATGCAGAAGGTCGCGTGCGCCACGATCGCGGTGAACAACCCGAGGTCGACGCCGAGGATCGTGCGGAACGCGTTGTTCAGCGCGATGCCGGTGACGATGCCGGGCAGCGCGATCGGCAGGATGATCAGCAGCGACACGCTGTCCTTGCCGAAGAACCGGTACCGTTGCAGCGCGAACGCCGCCATCATGCCGAGCACCAGCGCGATCGCGGTGGCGGCGAGTCCGGCTTCCAGGCTGGTCACCAGCGCCCGGAGCACGCCCTCGTTCTGCGCCGCGCGTCCCCACCATTCGAGGGTGAAGCCGGACGGCGGCCAGCCGAACGTGGTGTCGGAGTTGACCGAGTTGAGCAGGACCACCACCAGCGGCACGTAGATCACGGCGAGCCCGAGCACCAGCCCGGCGAGCAGCACGTACTTGGTCTTCTTCGAGAGCATCATCTTCGACCGCCTACAGGTTGTCCAGCGCACCGGTGCGGCGCACCGCGGCGAGGTAGACGAGCATGATCACGACCGGCACGGTGGCGACCGTCGCCGCGAAGGGGAGGTTGTTCGCCGCGCCGATGTTGTCGTAGACGACGTTGCCGAGCATCTGGTTGGCGCCGCCGACGATCTTGACCGTGATGTAGTCGCCGAGGGTGAGCGAGAACGTGAAGATCGAGCCGGCCACGATCGCGGGGAACGTCAGCGGCAGCACCACGGACCGGAACGTCCGCCACGGGCGCCCGCCGAGGTCGCCGGACGCCTCGACGAGCGAGTTCGGCAGCCGGTCCAGTCCCGCGTAGATCGGCAGGATCATGTACGGCAGCCACAGGTAGGACAGCGTGATGACGGTGGCCGCCAGGCCGTAGCCGGGGGTGGCGCCGAAGAGCCACCCGACCAGCCCGTTGCCCGACAGCATGACCCGCCACGAATACGCCTTCACCAGGTAGCTGGCCCACAGCGGGGTCATCACCGCGATCACCAGCACCCGCTGCGCACGCGGGGACGCGAACTTGGCCATGTAGAAGGCCATCGGGAACGCGATCACGGCGTCG
The sequence above is a segment of the Amycolatopsis viridis genome. Coding sequences within it:
- a CDS encoding ABC transporter permease, whose product is MSIAASVSGFLYRKPRLRLGMLLSAPLLWLGLAYLGALAALFVTAFWHTDTFTGQVVTEWSLDNFATLFRDEVYRTITVRTLGIAVAVTVIDAVIAFPMAFYMAKFASPRAQRVLVIAVMTPLWASYLVKAYSWRVMLSGNGLVGWLFGATPGYGLAATVITLSYLWLPYMILPIYAGLDRLPNSLVEASGDLGGRPWRTFRSVVLPLTFPAIVAGSIFTFSLTLGDYITVKIVGGANQMLGNVVYDNIGAANNLPFAATVATVPVVIMLVYLAAVRRTGALDNL
- a CDS encoding ABC transporter permease produces the protein MMLSKKTKYVLLAGLVLGLAVIYVPLVVVLLNSVNSDTTFGWPPSGFTLEWWGRAAQNEGVLRALVTSLEAGLAATAIALVLGMMAAFALQRYRFFGKDSVSLLIILPIALPGIVTGIALNNAFRTILGVDLGLFTAIVAHATFCIVVVFNNVVARLRRMGGNLEEASMDLGADGITTFRLVTFPMLRSALLAGGLLAFALSFDEIIVTTFTLGAGMQTLPIWILDNLFRPNQAPVVNVVAAVLIVVSTVPVYLAQRLSGDTASGGRL
- a CDS encoding undecaprenyl-diphosphate phosphatase, whose product is MSAVTYFESIVVGALQGVSELFPVSSLGHSILIPAWVGGSWARDLSMGKDSPYLAVLVAMHVATALALVVFYRRDWVRIVRGLWTSVRDREVVDADQRLAWLLVLATIPVGIAGLLLESALRDFLGKPVPTAIFLALNGVVLLAVERFARAGRRPVPAAPVPEASEITRDFSAETTMPLRIVRAEVAADRRLARLGVGEAVLIGAAQILALFPGISRSGITMVAGLRRGLSHEDAARFAFLLATPVILAAGVLKMPSLFTAENHASLGPALVGSLVAGVAAYLALRFLTRYFETRTLTPFAIYCVVAGIGSLVYFAA
- a CDS encoding cytochrome c oxidase assembly protein, whose product is MSPLSGERIISAWTADVPALVFVVVLAAGYLWAARRARPWPRSRTVAFLAGLATVVLVTCSSLGVYDDVLFWPRAVQVVVLLMITPLLLALGAPVTLLLAVVPSRRLRRWGRGRVARALTFPLVISVLLIVPPLVIYLSPLYELTLRHAAVDELVRLVLLGCGFVYFWTRLRVDPTPREDHHLVSFAISFTEVIVDAALGLVLWLGPLRAAGYYEALGRTWGPDARTDQIIGAGILWIGGDLAGLPFVVALLLRWLRADERQAEIDDEQPAPEGLWWENDPVLAERFKRER